In Arthrobacter sp. B3I9, the following are encoded in one genomic region:
- a CDS encoding CpaF family protein, whose translation MKLSERLRSADGTQTPAPGQTTPAPAPARTGLTTPPVAVVEPGAQATVAERRLQPAAPAAFPEPANASRTRSQQPVDVFAALKQRAATALFERMGARFNDSAIKEDELRTSAREELIRIIDAEQVPLSTEERSRLVQDVADDVLGYGPLQRLLDDPAVTEIMVNRMDQIYVERHGKLTLTESRFSSEDHLRKVIERIVSKVGRRIDESSPLVDARLEDGSRVNAVIPPLAVGGSSLTIRKFSKVPLTVRNLIEFGTLTPEMAELLNACVKAKLNIIVSGGTGTGKTTLLNVLSSFLPDDERIVTIEDAVELQIQQRHVVRLESRPPNTEGKGEVTIRELLRNSLRMRPDRIVVGEVRGGESLDMLQAMNTGHDGSLSTVHSNSPRDAVARLETLVLMAGMDLPLRAIREQIASAVNLIVQISRLRDGTRRITHVTEVQGMEGDIVTLQDAFVFDYSAGVDAHGRFLGKPVPTGIRPRFIDRFEDLGIHVSPSVFGAPPSATGRM comes from the coding sequence ATGAAACTCTCCGAAAGACTCCGCAGTGCCGACGGCACGCAGACCCCGGCACCGGGGCAGACTACGCCGGCCCCTGCGCCCGCACGCACCGGGCTGACGACGCCACCGGTCGCCGTCGTCGAACCCGGAGCGCAGGCAACCGTCGCCGAACGTCGGCTGCAGCCCGCGGCTCCTGCCGCATTCCCGGAGCCAGCGAACGCCTCCCGCACCAGGAGCCAGCAACCGGTCGACGTCTTCGCAGCCCTCAAGCAGCGCGCCGCGACTGCACTGTTTGAACGGATGGGCGCCCGTTTCAACGATTCCGCCATCAAGGAAGATGAGCTGCGGACCTCGGCGCGGGAGGAGCTCATCCGGATCATCGACGCCGAGCAGGTCCCGCTGTCCACGGAAGAACGCTCCCGCCTGGTCCAGGACGTCGCGGATGACGTTCTGGGCTACGGACCCCTCCAGCGCCTGCTGGATGATCCGGCCGTCACCGAAATCATGGTCAACCGCATGGACCAGATCTACGTCGAGCGGCACGGAAAGCTGACCCTGACTGAATCGCGTTTCAGCTCAGAGGACCACCTGCGCAAGGTGATTGAGCGGATCGTGTCCAAGGTGGGCCGCCGCATCGACGAGTCGTCCCCGCTGGTGGACGCACGCCTTGAGGACGGGTCCCGCGTCAACGCTGTTATCCCTCCGCTCGCAGTGGGCGGTTCTTCGCTGACCATCCGAAAGTTCAGCAAGGTACCGCTGACCGTCCGGAACCTGATCGAGTTCGGCACCCTCACTCCGGAAATGGCGGAACTCCTGAACGCCTGTGTGAAGGCGAAGCTGAACATCATCGTCTCGGGTGGCACGGGTACCGGCAAGACCACGCTGCTGAACGTGCTCTCATCCTTCCTTCCGGATGACGAGCGCATCGTGACTATCGAGGACGCCGTCGAGCTGCAGATCCAGCAGCGGCACGTGGTCCGGCTGGAAAGCCGGCCGCCGAATACCGAAGGGAAGGGCGAAGTCACCATCCGCGAATTGCTGCGTAACTCGCTGCGTATGCGCCCCGACCGGATCGTGGTGGGTGAGGTCCGCGGCGGCGAATCCCTGGACATGCTCCAGGCGATGAACACCGGCCACGACGGTTCGCTCTCCACGGTCCACTCGAACTCGCCCCGCGACGCCGTCGCGCGCCTGGAAACCCTTGTCCTCATGGCCGGCATGGACCTTCCGCTGCGCGCTATCCGCGAGCAGATAGCCTCAGCAGTGAACCTGATCGTGCAGATTTCCCGGCTGCGCGACGGCACCCGCCGTATCACCCACGTCACCGAGGTGCAGGGCATGGAAGGGGACATCGTCACTCTTCAGGACGCGTTCGTGTTCGATTACTCGGCGGGCGTCGACGCGCACGGCCGCTTCCTCGGAAAACCAGTTCCCACGGGAATCCGTCCCCGCTTCATCGACCGCTTCGAGGACCTTGGCATCCACGTCTCCCCCAGCGTGTTTGGAGCCCCTCCGTCCGCGACCGGAAGGATGTAA
- a CDS encoding AAA family ATPase, giving the protein MSRFVLITPNADFDSRVRQALAGGLPGGLQTFAAVNPSDPSELFARLNQERPEVLILGPDVPVEDALRLATVFDVQLPELSVILVGEADPAFVLLAMRAGIRDILSPDSDPAQIRVLLERACQSFASRTRTSMPKSPDSPKGLVIGVFSPKGGVGKTTIATNIAMGLGKVAPMSVVIVDLDLQFGDVASGLYLDPEHTVTDAVSTAASQESLVLKAFLTVHPGSIYALCAPRTPAEADDITPQQITRLLEQLAEQFQYVVVDTAPGLPEIGLAALEQCTDVVWVTGMDVPSIRGLRSGLDILRRLDLLPETRHVVLNMADSKAGLSVQDVEATIGAPVDVSIPRSRAVAFSTNRGIPVLQSGRRDPAVKGLRQLVERFDPAWRATAQKKLHRRVVV; this is encoded by the coding sequence GTGAGCCGCTTCGTCCTCATCACCCCCAATGCCGACTTCGATTCACGGGTGCGCCAGGCACTTGCGGGGGGTCTTCCGGGCGGCCTGCAGACCTTCGCCGCCGTCAACCCGTCGGACCCGAGCGAGCTGTTTGCCAGGCTCAACCAGGAACGCCCCGAAGTGCTGATCCTCGGGCCGGACGTGCCGGTGGAAGATGCCTTGCGGCTTGCCACCGTGTTCGACGTCCAGCTGCCGGAGCTGAGCGTCATCCTCGTCGGCGAGGCTGACCCTGCATTCGTCCTGCTGGCCATGCGCGCCGGCATCCGGGACATCCTGAGCCCCGATTCCGACCCCGCACAGATCCGGGTGCTCCTGGAACGCGCCTGCCAGTCCTTCGCCAGCAGGACCCGGACGTCTATGCCGAAGAGCCCGGACAGCCCGAAGGGCCTGGTCATTGGCGTGTTCTCGCCGAAGGGCGGAGTCGGCAAGACCACCATCGCCACGAACATCGCCATGGGGCTGGGCAAAGTGGCGCCCATGAGCGTGGTCATCGTGGACCTGGACCTCCAGTTCGGGGATGTGGCGTCCGGCCTCTACCTCGACCCGGAACACACTGTGACGGACGCCGTGTCCACCGCGGCGAGCCAGGAATCCCTGGTCCTCAAGGCCTTCCTGACCGTCCACCCGGGCAGCATCTACGCCCTGTGTGCTCCACGGACTCCCGCGGAAGCGGATGACATCACGCCCCAGCAGATCACCAGGCTGCTGGAGCAGCTTGCGGAGCAGTTCCAGTATGTCGTTGTGGACACGGCGCCCGGGCTGCCGGAGATCGGTCTGGCAGCGTTGGAGCAATGCACGGACGTGGTGTGGGTAACCGGCATGGACGTTCCCAGCATCCGGGGACTGCGGTCCGGGCTGGATATCCTGCGCCGGCTGGATTTGCTGCCAGAGACCCGGCACGTGGTGCTGAACATGGCCGATTCCAAGGCAGGGCTGAGTGTCCAGGACGTCGAAGCGACCATCGGCGCGCCCGTTGACGTCAGCATCCCCCGGTCCAGGGCCGTGGCGTTCTCGACCAACCGCGGAATACCGGTGCTCCAGAGCGGACGCAGGGACCCGGCCGTCAAAGGACTCCGCCAGCTCGTCGAGCGGTTCGATCCGGCTTGGCGTGCCACCGCCCAGAAAAAGCTGCACCGGCGGGTGGTGGTCTAG
- a CDS encoding Flp pilus assembly protein CpaB, producing MLAIVGAIIVVNYAQGADSRAVQNLEPVSVMVVQKAVPAGTPVASLTAFVSSQELPGKAVSKTALNNLDGQAGKVTAVELLPGEQLVAERLIQPEELKSSGSIEVPKGMQEVSFQLDAPRVVGGQVVPGDHIGIFINLDNGGLEAKPDKPTTQLTIHKVLVTGVQRAPSTAPSPQPSASPSPGAPAVDTSLPSGPLLLTVAVNDVDATKIVYAAEYAKIWLSKEPLDAADSGRPGIMTKPEVYK from the coding sequence GTGCTTGCCATCGTCGGGGCCATCATCGTGGTGAATTACGCGCAGGGCGCCGACAGCCGAGCCGTGCAGAACCTGGAACCGGTCAGCGTGATGGTGGTTCAGAAGGCCGTCCCTGCCGGTACTCCAGTCGCATCGCTCACGGCCTTCGTCAGCAGCCAGGAACTGCCAGGCAAGGCAGTCTCAAAGACAGCCCTCAACAACCTGGACGGGCAAGCGGGCAAGGTCACCGCCGTCGAGCTGCTCCCCGGCGAGCAACTGGTGGCCGAGCGGCTCATTCAACCGGAAGAGCTGAAGTCCAGTGGGTCAATTGAGGTCCCCAAGGGAATGCAGGAAGTCTCCTTCCAGCTGGACGCACCGCGTGTCGTCGGAGGACAGGTGGTACCTGGCGACCACATCGGCATCTTCATCAATCTGGATAATGGAGGCCTCGAGGCCAAGCCGGACAAGCCCACGACACAATTGACCATCCATAAAGTTTTGGTGACCGGCGTGCAGCGTGCCCCCTCCACAGCACCTTCACCGCAGCCGTCAGCCTCCCCCAGTCCAGGAGCTCCGGCGGTAGATACTTCATTGCCTAGCGGGCCGCTGTTACTGACTGTGGCTGTCAACGATGTGGATGCCACGAAGATCGTCTATGCGGCCGAATACGCCAAGATCTGGTTGAGCAAGGAGCCGCTCGACGCTGCGGACAGCGGCCGTCCCGGAATCATGACAAAACCGGAGGTCTACAAGTGA
- a CDS encoding TadE/TadG family type IV pilus assembly protein, which produces MRRLGARASAAQDGERGAISVMVAILMVALLGFAALVVDVGMLYAERIQLRNGSDAAAIAVAQKCARDPDDVECSATSPLARSLASSNAGDGLSNVAALTIDKTSRTVSVTAGSQEAGKAPNQVSLFFARALGINTAEVTAASTVQWGSPLSGPTAFPVTYSICQVKNRVDGTLQLLQNHGSNANPDCFYGPSGAAVPGGFGWLPSDPGICGAMIDLAVAEGGSDPGNSAPGSCQATLTSWAAEITAGRDVVVLLPVYDRVTGTGAGAVYGLTSFVAFKVAGWKFSGNNSLPDSFHNKSPDVPSSVACDGNCRGIIGSFIKYVSLADGFTLGPVDANGATIVRLTS; this is translated from the coding sequence GTGCGGCGGCTAGGCGCGAGAGCATCAGCGGCGCAGGACGGCGAGCGCGGAGCCATCAGCGTCATGGTGGCGATCCTCATGGTTGCCCTTCTCGGATTCGCCGCCCTGGTTGTGGACGTGGGAATGCTCTATGCCGAGCGGATCCAACTCCGGAACGGATCCGATGCCGCTGCGATAGCCGTAGCGCAGAAATGCGCCAGGGACCCGGACGACGTCGAATGTTCCGCTACGTCGCCGCTGGCACGCAGCTTGGCGAGCAGCAACGCCGGCGACGGGTTGAGCAACGTCGCGGCTCTCACGATTGACAAGACGTCCCGCACGGTGTCTGTCACCGCCGGATCGCAGGAGGCCGGCAAGGCGCCCAACCAGGTTTCGCTGTTCTTTGCCCGCGCCCTCGGAATCAATACCGCCGAGGTCACAGCAGCTTCAACGGTCCAGTGGGGCAGCCCGCTCAGTGGTCCGACGGCCTTCCCTGTCACTTATTCCATCTGCCAGGTCAAAAACCGCGTGGACGGCACGCTCCAGCTGCTGCAGAACCACGGCAGCAACGCCAACCCGGACTGCTTCTACGGACCTTCGGGAGCAGCGGTGCCGGGCGGCTTTGGCTGGCTGCCAAGCGATCCGGGAATCTGCGGGGCAATGATTGATCTTGCCGTCGCCGAAGGCGGAAGCGACCCCGGCAACAGCGCCCCGGGCTCCTGTCAGGCGACTCTTACCAGCTGGGCCGCCGAAATCACGGCCGGCCGCGACGTGGTGGTCCTCCTGCCGGTCTACGACAGGGTAACGGGTACCGGCGCTGGCGCCGTTTATGGCCTGACCTCGTTTGTGGCCTTCAAGGTTGCCGGGTGGAAATTCAGCGGTAACAACAGCCTCCCCGATTCGTTCCACAATAAGTCGCCGGACGTCCCTTCCTCCGTGGCCTGTGACGGGAACTGCAGAGGCATCATCGGAAGCTTCATCAAATACGTGTCCCTGGCGGATGGCTTCACCCTCGGCCCCGTCGACGCCAACGGAGCCACCATCGTCCGGCTCACCAGCTAG
- a CDS encoding TadE/TadG family type IV pilus assembly protein, whose amino-acid sequence MSKTSERGAVAVEFAILAPVLVMLLLGIMEFGRAYNAQVTLSSAAREGVRVMAIGNNATAARDAVKNAATGLQPALADGNITITPTNCTAGVQTTVKITYTLTTMTGIAGPFPMEGKGVMLCGG is encoded by the coding sequence ATGTCCAAGACATCTGAACGGGGCGCGGTCGCGGTGGAGTTCGCCATCCTGGCGCCGGTCCTGGTAATGCTGCTTCTGGGGATCATGGAATTCGGCCGCGCCTACAACGCCCAGGTCACGCTCTCCAGTGCCGCCCGCGAGGGCGTCCGGGTCATGGCCATCGGCAACAACGCTACGGCCGCCCGGGATGCAGTCAAGAATGCGGCTACTGGTCTTCAGCCCGCCCTGGCGGACGGCAACATCACCATCACTCCGACCAATTGCACGGCAGGGGTCCAGACAACGGTCAAGATCACCTACACGCTGACCACGATGACGGGAATCGCCGGGCCGTTCCCGATGGAAGGCAAAGGAGTCATGTTGTGCGGCGGCTAG